The sequence AAGAAGCTGGACCTGGTATATGAGAAACTTTCAAAGATGTGATTTAAAGCGTTCTTTGATCTTTTAAAATGCCGAATGACTACCGGCACTGTCCAAATTCTTCCAGAAGCGGACTGTAGATACACACCCTTTTTCTCAGTCTTCTTAATTACGATTTCTTATATAGTGAGATGAGACCATCTCATTTAATAGAATTCTTGTTGAAACATGACTAAAGGAAATAGGAATCATTCTTCTACAAAATGGGTTTTATTGTCATATTCCATTTTCCATTTTCTTGAAATCCACTTCACTCTCAACGGAGAAATTGACTACACACACTTCTTGTGTTATTTTATACACATGAAAACGAGAACAAATGTGAGTATAGACCGTGAGTTATTGGAATCAGCCAGGAATCAGAATATAATTATTTCTACACTACTTGAAAAAGCGTTGAAGGAAGAATTAAAGAAAAAAGCTGAAGAAGCCTGGATTGAAGAAAATAAAGCCAACCTGAATAGGTATAATCAGCGGATTACTGAAGTGGGTGCATTCAGTGATGGTCTGAGGACCTTTTAATGAAACAATTTGATATATTCAGAAATAAAAATCCGAATAGCTCAAAGGAGGTTCCCTTTCTAATCAATCTTCAATCTGATCCAATGGATCTTCTGGCAACCAGGATAGTTGCTCCTCTTAGAAGAGAAACAGAATATTCAGACCAGAAACTTTCCCGGGTTCACATCCCCATTAGTATCGGA comes from Oceanispirochaeta sp. and encodes:
- a CDS encoding type II toxin-antitoxin system CcdA family antitoxin, with the protein product MKTRTNVSIDRELLESARNQNIIISTLLEKALKEELKKKAEEAWIEENKANLNRYNQRITEVGAFSDGLRTF
- a CDS encoding CcdB family protein, which produces MKQFDIFRNKNPNSSKEVPFLINLQSDPMDLLATRIVAPLRRETEYSDQKLSRVHIPISIGKEEYIIFISELAAIPSELMGEKVMNAAVLRQEFT